Proteins co-encoded in one Ruegeria pomeroyi DSS-3 genomic window:
- a CDS encoding response regulator gives MKHLKRHLPPLTSLLAFEAAARLGSFTAAAEELNVSREAVSRQIRVLESHLGISLFERDANRALMGAAGARFFATVSPNLNAIAVAAKEMAGEVSNGPLPESATQPGDDEELPSLLVVDDTPQNIHHLHGLLKDAYRIIPQTSGKGALSFLSGELADLILLDIRMPDMDGYEVCRQIKSTASLADIPVIFLTSLDDPMDETKGLEMGACDFITRPIVPAILRARIRSHIELRQAQTALEKLLARRADRLEKAEQLLTGICADIGQFQSS, from the coding sequence ATGAAACACCTCAAACGCCATTTGCCGCCTCTAACTTCTCTGCTTGCATTTGAAGCGGCTGCCCGCCTGGGCAGCTTTACCGCCGCAGCAGAAGAGCTGAATGTCTCACGCGAGGCTGTCAGCCGACAGATCCGGGTGCTGGAAAGCCATCTGGGCATTTCATTGTTTGAAAGGGATGCAAACCGGGCGCTCATGGGGGCGGCCGGGGCGCGTTTCTTTGCGACGGTGTCCCCCAATCTTAACGCCATCGCCGTAGCGGCCAAAGAAATGGCGGGCGAGGTCAGCAATGGTCCTCTGCCGGAAAGCGCGACCCAGCCGGGAGATGATGAGGAGCTGCCATCGCTTCTTGTCGTCGATGACACGCCGCAAAACATCCACCACTTGCACGGCCTGCTGAAGGATGCCTATCGGATCATTCCGCAGACCTCTGGCAAAGGCGCCCTGTCTTTCCTGTCAGGAGAGCTTGCAGACCTGATCCTGCTGGATATCCGGATGCCGGATATGGATGGCTATGAGGTTTGCCGGCAGATCAAATCAACGGCGAGCCTTGCTGATATACCAGTGATCTTCCTAACCAGTCTTGATGATCCTATGGACGAAACCAAGGGGCTGGAAATGGGCGCTTGCGACTTTATCACCCGACCGATCGTGCCCGCCATTCTGCGGGCCCGTATCCGCAGTCATATCGAGCTGCGCCAGGCACAGACGGCCTTGGAAAAGCTGCTGGCACGGCGGGCGGACCGGCTCGAGAAAGCCGAGCAGCTGCTGACCGGGATATGTGCAGATATCGGACAGTTTCAATCGTCGTGA
- a CDS encoding alkyl/aryl-sulfatase: MALSQEASHFDPKGKPPSQETIAIIEALRGSLPFEDERDFEEARKGFIAKPDFTQIMAEKGNVAWDIGSYDFLLQGEDFDTIHPSLQRQAVLNMSYGLYEVMPDRIYQVRGFDLANFTVVKGDTGWIVFDPLTAKETAAAALKLVNDTLGERPVTGVVYSHSHADHFGGVRGVVAEDDVREGLVPIIAPVGFMDHAVAENVYAGNAMNRRLFYQYGVLLPRSPFGHVDQSIGKNTAAGNLGLIAPTVVIEDDIKELTVDGVRMVFQNTPGTEAPAEMNTYFPDFKAFWAAENITGTIHNIYTLRGALVRDALEWSRQINAALYLFGQDAEVMFASHSWPRWGNERIQEVMRAQRDTYANLNNGVLHLANQGVTINEMHNEYSVPESLQQQWSARSYHGSVEHNSRAVINRYLGYWDANPATLIPLSPSESAPLFVEMMGGAGPIMARGQDLYDSGKYKLAQEILNKLVYAEPENQEAKDLLADVFEQIGYQQESPSVRNSFLAGAYELRNGIPSGASPKSSGPDMVRAMDTYLWLDFLGVRLDSAKAGDRSFTINMITPDNGEKFVIELSNGTLTNLQGYLADDPDLTMVLNRSDLEPVMMGMATIEDQIAAGKVALAGDTGIIDELKAMLVQFDLGFEILPGTGEQDLTPEANAFQQPEPADTSGG; the protein is encoded by the coding sequence GTGGCGCTGTCGCAAGAGGCGTCTCACTTCGACCCGAAGGGCAAGCCTCCATCACAGGAAACAATCGCAATTATCGAGGCGTTGCGCGGGTCTCTGCCTTTCGAAGATGAGCGCGACTTTGAGGAAGCCCGAAAGGGGTTCATCGCGAAGCCAGATTTTACCCAGATCATGGCCGAAAAAGGAAACGTGGCCTGGGACATCGGGAGCTACGATTTTCTTCTGCAGGGCGAGGATTTCGACACGATCCACCCGTCGCTTCAGCGGCAGGCCGTTCTGAACATGTCTTATGGCCTCTATGAGGTGATGCCTGACCGCATTTATCAGGTGCGCGGCTTCGACCTTGCCAACTTCACCGTGGTCAAGGGTGACACCGGCTGGATCGTTTTCGACCCGTTGACTGCGAAGGAGACCGCGGCGGCCGCCCTCAAGCTCGTGAACGATACGCTGGGTGAAAGGCCAGTGACCGGTGTGGTCTACTCGCACAGCCACGCCGATCATTTCGGCGGTGTGCGCGGGGTGGTGGCAGAAGACGATGTGCGCGAGGGCCTCGTTCCCATCATCGCACCGGTTGGCTTCATGGATCACGCGGTGGCGGAAAATGTCTATGCCGGCAATGCGATGAACCGGCGCCTTTTCTATCAATATGGCGTCCTGTTGCCGCGTAGCCCGTTCGGGCACGTGGATCAGTCCATCGGCAAAAACACGGCAGCCGGCAATCTGGGGCTGATCGCTCCGACGGTGGTCATCGAAGACGACATCAAGGAACTTACGGTCGACGGCGTGCGAATGGTGTTCCAGAACACGCCCGGGACCGAAGCGCCGGCCGAAATGAATACCTACTTCCCGGATTTCAAGGCGTTCTGGGCAGCTGAAAACATCACCGGTACCATCCACAATATCTACACGTTGCGGGGCGCCCTGGTCCGGGATGCGCTCGAATGGTCACGTCAGATCAACGCCGCGCTTTATCTGTTCGGGCAGGATGCGGAGGTCATGTTTGCATCCCACTCCTGGCCGCGGTGGGGGAACGAGCGCATCCAGGAAGTCATGCGCGCACAGAGGGATACATATGCAAACCTCAACAATGGCGTGCTTCATCTTGCCAACCAGGGCGTAACGATCAACGAGATGCACAACGAGTACAGCGTGCCCGAAAGCCTGCAACAACAGTGGTCGGCCCGAAGCTATCACGGGTCGGTCGAGCACAACAGCCGCGCGGTGATCAACCGTTATCTTGGCTATTGGGACGCAAATCCGGCCACGCTGATTCCGCTGTCGCCGTCGGAGTCTGCGCCGTTATTCGTCGAGATGATGGGCGGCGCGGGTCCGATCATGGCACGTGGCCAGGACCTTTACGATTCCGGCAAGTACAAGCTTGCGCAAGAAATTCTGAACAAGCTGGTCTATGCCGAACCGGAAAACCAGGAAGCAAAGGATCTTCTCGCGGACGTCTTCGAGCAGATCGGTTACCAGCAGGAAAGCCCCAGTGTCCGGAATTCGTTCCTTGCGGGTGCGTATGAACTTCGCAACGGCATTCCGTCCGGTGCGTCACCGAAATCCTCCGGGCCGGACATGGTCCGGGCTATGGATACCTATCTCTGGCTCGATTTCCTTGGCGTGCGACTGGACAGTGCAAAGGCGGGCGACCGGTCGTTCACGATCAACATGATCACGCCGGACAATGGAGAAAAGTTCGTGATCGAGCTTTCCAATGGAACTCTGACCAATCTTCAAGGCTATCTTGCGGATGACCCTGACCTGACGATGGTTCTGAACCGATCCGATCTTGAACCGGTGATGATGGGGATGGCGACGATCGAGGATCAGATCGCAGCTGGAAAGGTCGCACTTGCCGGAGACACCGGTATCATTGACGAGTTGAAAGCGATGCTTGTTCAGTTTGATCTTGGCTTCGAGATCCTACCGGGAACAGGCGAGCAAGATCTCACGCCTGAAGCAAATGCCTTTCAACAGCCTGAGCCGGCGGACACATCTGGCGGTTAA
- a CDS encoding ATP-binding protein: MRLKLKPAGITRKIALAAALLGVFSGLLLGVYTLLAEHSLRIGAARLNADRIVRATLPQIAGAYWEVDVPAVRAILNGLLEDPVILSASVEDPLLTEAQRDSSGLIDLSVSRQPLSEPPWLGFLFQSGSQAEKLSYALSNPRDGSEIGRLALELSFRPVQEDMVARSYVVLGSSILQALLVTAAIFLIVQLIVIRPLARLQAAALRVRDGYSFRLKGRDQRMFDVNRQDEISRLARAFRRTVTELEASRDNLQELVDERTRELLEARNEAVEASQAKSIFLANMSHELRTPLNAIIGLSGILLRDGQSNDNTRNLTDLRAAAKQLSENIDSILDLSKIEAGELVLEQVWFRLDDLLDDVLMQTRALMVGQPVLLTWDYAPDLPDELCADPLRLRQIMVNFASNAVKFTKEGEIRLLASYHDGALRLGVRDTGIGISPEQIEGIFKAFGQADGSTTRQYGGTGLGLSISQKLADKMQGKIQVDSEPGRGAEFTMVLCLPTRPAPQQGETKDLIKVEGTGGPVRQLQIMADRAAAALTSQIRPVTVTVTAKHAEFALRSSGSMAGKRFALPITHGEFAAALSELETGTGPTLPKNVFLAGRDVLVVEDNPVNLYVFVSLVEALGAKVRTATNGIEAVEQVAEAMPDVILMDLHMPLMDGYRALENLQGRYQASLAPVVAATANATQDEAERCIAAGFAGFVPKPIDPSKLHSILADLCGSGKYPGVDQKKGLFYAGGNRQHYEASLRRFHASLREWFAALEALADGPESQGRADLLHAIKGAASTVGADGLAELAAGAETGAVSIGKVAQALSRMLEQFDAFSPHVAKKLPLNSDRLERIGALVRNRDILALEETQNTALRGLLEPAAAAFESLTAALTALDFETADQIVEQLREALHDD; this comes from the coding sequence AGCTAAAACCCGCGGGCATCACACGCAAGATTGCGCTGGCGGCAGCGCTGCTGGGTGTTTTCTCCGGCCTGTTGCTGGGGGTGTATACCCTGTTGGCTGAACATTCCCTCAGAATTGGTGCGGCGCGCCTCAATGCGGACCGGATCGTCCGCGCCACGCTGCCGCAGATCGCCGGCGCATATTGGGAGGTGGACGTCCCCGCGGTCCGCGCCATCCTGAACGGGCTGCTCGAAGATCCTGTGATCCTGAGCGCCAGCGTGGAAGACCCGCTTCTGACCGAGGCGCAACGCGACAGCAGCGGCTTGATCGACCTGTCCGTGTCACGCCAGCCACTGTCCGAGCCGCCTTGGCTGGGCTTCCTGTTTCAGTCGGGCAGCCAGGCGGAGAAACTATCCTATGCTCTGAGTAACCCGCGGGATGGCAGCGAGATCGGCCGGCTGGCACTGGAGCTTTCCTTTCGTCCTGTTCAGGAAGATATGGTTGCCCGCAGTTATGTCGTGCTCGGCTCAAGCATTCTTCAGGCCCTGCTGGTGACTGCGGCCATTTTCCTGATCGTGCAGTTGATTGTAATCCGCCCTCTTGCCCGGCTTCAGGCGGCTGCCCTCAGGGTGCGCGATGGGTACTCGTTCAGACTGAAGGGGCGCGACCAACGAATGTTCGATGTAAACAGGCAGGATGAGATTTCCCGCCTGGCCCGTGCATTCCGGCGCACGGTGACCGAACTTGAGGCCAGTCGCGACAATCTTCAAGAGCTTGTGGACGAACGCACTCGCGAACTGCTTGAGGCGCGCAACGAAGCCGTTGAAGCCTCTCAGGCCAAATCGATCTTTTTGGCAAACATGAGCCATGAGCTGCGCACACCGCTCAATGCGATTATCGGATTGTCCGGCATTCTTCTGCGGGACGGGCAAAGCAACGACAACACCCGAAACCTGACTGATCTGAGGGCCGCTGCTAAGCAGCTGTCCGAGAATATCGACAGCATTCTGGACCTCTCCAAGATTGAGGCCGGGGAACTGGTGTTGGAGCAGGTCTGGTTCCGGCTTGACGATCTTCTGGACGATGTTCTGATGCAGACCAGAGCGCTGATGGTCGGCCAACCGGTGCTGTTGACCTGGGACTATGCCCCGGACCTGCCGGACGAGCTTTGTGCGGACCCTCTGCGTCTGCGGCAAATCATGGTCAATTTTGCCTCTAACGCGGTGAAGTTCACCAAAGAGGGGGAGATCCGCCTGCTGGCCTCATATCATGACGGGGCTTTGCGCCTGGGCGTGAGAGATACCGGGATCGGAATCTCTCCGGAACAGATCGAAGGCATCTTCAAGGCCTTTGGGCAAGCCGACGGTTCAACCACGCGCCAATACGGGGGGACCGGGCTCGGCCTTTCGATTTCCCAAAAGCTCGCGGACAAGATGCAAGGCAAGATTCAGGTCGACAGCGAACCTGGTCGGGGGGCTGAGTTTACGATGGTTCTGTGCCTGCCAACCCGGCCCGCGCCTCAGCAAGGCGAAACCAAGGATTTGATCAAGGTTGAGGGCACTGGCGGACCGGTTCGGCAGCTTCAGATAATGGCAGATCGGGCAGCGGCCGCCCTCACCTCTCAAATTCGGCCGGTCACGGTAACAGTCACGGCGAAACATGCTGAATTTGCTCTGCGGTCTTCCGGCAGCATGGCAGGTAAGCGGTTTGCTCTTCCGATCACGCATGGGGAATTTGCCGCAGCGTTATCGGAGCTGGAAACGGGCACCGGCCCGACCCTCCCAAAGAACGTATTTCTGGCAGGCCGTGATGTGCTGGTGGTGGAGGACAATCCCGTCAACCTCTACGTCTTCGTTTCTTTGGTGGAGGCGCTTGGTGCCAAGGTGCGCACGGCGACAAACGGTATCGAGGCAGTCGAACAGGTCGCCGAGGCGATGCCGGACGTGATCCTGATGGATCTGCACATGCCCCTGATGGATGGGTACCGTGCTTTGGAAAACCTTCAGGGCAGGTATCAGGCAAGCTTGGCCCCTGTTGTTGCTGCGACGGCCAACGCCACGCAGGACGAGGCCGAGCGCTGCATCGCTGCCGGCTTTGCCGGTTTTGTCCCTAAACCGATCGACCCCTCGAAATTGCACAGCATTCTGGCCGACCTTTGCGGCAGTGGAAAATATCCAGGAGTAGATCAGAAAAAGGGGCTGTTCTACGCCGGCGGTAACCGGCAGCATTATGAAGCGTCGCTGCGCCGGTTTCATGCCAGCTTGCGTGAATGGTTCGCCGCTCTGGAGGCCCTGGCTGATGGACCGGAAAGCCAAGGCAGGGCCGATCTTCTGCATGCCATCAAGGGAGCCGCCAGCACCGTGGGCGCCGACGGGCTGGCCGAACTTGCTGCGGGCGCCGAGACGGGCGCCGTCTCTATCGGGAAAGTGGCACAGGCCCTGTCCCGGATGTTGGAGCAATTCGACGCGTTCAGCCCTCATGTCGCCAAGAAGCTGCCGCTGAACTCGGACAGGCTGGAAAGGATAGGCGCGCTTGTCAGAAACCGTGACATTCTGGCCCTCGAGGAAACCCAGAACACGGCATTGCGCGGTCTTTTGGAGCCCGCAGCCGCGGCATTTGAAAGCCTGACGGCTGCCTTGACGGCGCTGGATTTCGAAACGGCCGACCAAATCGTGGAACAGCTCAGGGAAGCGCTTCACGACGATTGA